A part of Brassica rapa cultivar Chiifu-401-42 chromosome A05, CAAS_Brap_v3.01, whole genome shotgun sequence genomic DNA contains:
- the LOC117134339 gene encoding uncharacterized mitochondrial protein AtMg00810-like, translating to MIQKFITGLQAHFKLRDLGTAKYFLGLEIARSSKGISVCQRKYILELLSTTGFHGAKTSTIPMDPSIKFLIEEGVPLSDSSSYRKLIGKLMYLHTTRPAISYAVNTLCQFSHAPTDIHLNAAHKVLKYLKGTVGQGLFYPADNKFDLRGFSDSDWAACKDTRRSVSGICMFVCDSLVSWRSKKQDTVSCSTAEAEFRAMALATKEMIWLARL from the coding sequence ATGATACAGAAGTTCATTACGGGGTTGCAAGCTCATTTCAAACTTCGTGATCTTGGCACTGCTAAGTATTTTCTTGGTTTAGAGATTGCAAGATCATCGAAGGGTATTTCAGTTTGTCAACGAAAGTATATCTTGGAGTTGCTTTCTACGACAGGTTTTCATGGAGCTAAAACATCTACTATTCCGATGGATCCAAGTATCAAGTTTTTGATTGAAGAAGGTGTTCCATTATCAGATTCTTCTTCATACAGAAAGTTGATCGGGAAGTTGATGTATCTACACACAACTCGTCCTGCTATTTCGTATGCGGTTAACACCTTATGTCAATTCTCTCATGCACCTACTGATATTCATCTGAATGCTGCACATAAGGTTTTGAAATATCTGAAGGGCACAGTGGGTCAAGGGTTGTTTTACCCAGCTGATAACAAGTTTGATCTTCGGGGATTCTCGGATTCAGACTGGGCGGCTTGTAAAGACACCAGAAGATCAGTCAGTGGAATTTGTATGTTTGTTTGTGATTCCTTAGTCTCTTGGCGATCTAAGAAGCAGGACACGGTCTCTTGTAGTACAGCGGAAGCAGAGTTTCGAGCTATGGCGCTTGCCACTAAGGAGATGATCTGGTTAGCTCGATTGTAA
- the LOC117134341 gene encoding uncharacterized protein LOC117134341: protein MRRSFSVHLFMQKNQSEERKALWDDLCHHHDSAMSKNKEWIIMGDFKEILDGEENSRFSSLGRVPGGMRDFQRAVLHCHLSDLGYQGPLFTWSNKQDEGIICKKLDRVLMNDAALKRFSNAYSVFEEGGCSDHMRCRIQLKPSQEKIRRPFKFVNAIGTLPGFLPMIHDFWDSTEVLFHSTSALYRFSKKLKNLKPLIGLGREGIGNLNKRAKEAHELLCEKQKQTLTHPNEIAAQEEAEEYEKWLHVASLEEKFLKQRSKLHWLDVGDQDNKTFYNAIRTRQAHNMIREVRKGDGTTVTDQQEIKQEAERDLEAEVTEEEIRKVLFAMKSNKSLGPDGFPCEFYKLTWPVLRRDFVVAIQSVFQFGFLPKGVNSTILALVPKKTASMEMKDYRPIACCNVLYKVVSKILANRPKKLLPNIISDNQSAFIKERLLMDNVLLASEMVKDYHRESVSPRCVMKIDISKAFDSVNWEFVLKGLEVMGFPGRFIHWIILCITSLSFSVQVNGELADDLMVFVEGSKASIEGALAVFDEFVAWSGLKISIEKSTIYMTGVSEEEKSRILLNFPLAEGTLPVRYLGLPLMTQGMKKQDYQPLVEKIRCRIKTWTSRFLSYAGRLQLIKAVLMSIVNFWSAALRLPSQCTKEVEQLCSAFLWSGLVLRTTDAKVAWRDVCREKAEGGLGIRVLKEVNLVCGLKLIWRLLAGKSLWSKWIKANLLRKRSFWEVNIKSQTGSWMWRKMLKLREIAKSFYRKEIGNGRHTSFWLEKWSDRGVIYDLLGARGFIDLGIRKEATVEEAVFSSRRRRRHRVEILNDIEVELTNMRTTLSEELEDVSLWRRESGYHSSFFTSETWKLTREIKEKCVWTCGVWFSQTTPKFAFIAWLASLNRLSTMDRVARWNPGVVETCVLCKNAGENRDHLFFEYSYSSQIWESLSIGIMGSSFSRSWADVINLITGRSNLGKMKLFCLRYAFQAALYATWRERNRVKHGEKLIPVNVLKKLIDKGVRNKLSLLKMKRVRGMDGALQFWFGTRV, encoded by the exons ATGAGGAGGAGTTTCTCTGTACATTTGTTTATGCAAAAAAATCAGAGTGAGGAGAGGAAGGCGTTATGGGATGATCTATGTCATCACCATGACTCAGCTATGTCCAAGAATAAAGAGTGGATTATTATGGGAGATTTTAAGGAGATATTGGATGGCGAAGAAAATTCAAGGTTCTCGAGTTTGGGAAGAGTTCCTGGTGGGATGAGGGATTTTCAGAGGGCGGTGCTTCACTGTCATCTGTCTGATTTGGGTTACCAAGGACCTCTGTTTACTTGGAGTAACAAACAGGATGAAGGAATTATTTGCAAGAAGCTTGATAGGGTATTGATGAATGATGCAGCTCTTAAACGGTTCTCAAACGCTTATTCTGTATTTGAGGAAGGGGGATGTTCAGACCATATGCGTTGTCGAATTCAGCTGAAGCCATCTCAGGAGAAAATTCGAAGACCCTTTAAGTTTGTAAATGCTATTGGTACACTGCCAGGGTTTCTCCCTATGATCCATGATTTTTGGGATAGTACAGAGGTTCTCTTTCACTCTACTTCAGCTCTATATAGATTTTCAAAGAAGCTCAAGAACCTGAAACCGCTGATAGGTTTGGGAAGAGAAGGTATTGGCAATCTAAATAAGAGAGCTAAAGAGGCTCATGAGTTGCTATGTGAAAAGCAGAAGCAAACTCTTACACATCCTAATGAGATAGCAGCTCAGGAGGAAGCGGAAGAATACGAGAAGTGGCTGCACGTAGCTTCGCTTGAAGAAAAATTTCTCAAGCAACGCTCAAAGTTGCACTGGTTAGATGTTGGTGATCAGGACAACAAAACTTTCTACAATGCCATCAGAACACGACAGGCTCATAATATGATTCGAGAGGTGAGAAAAGGAGATGGTACTACTGTCACTGATCAGCAGGAGATCAAACAGGAGGCAGAAAG AGATCTAGAGGCTGAAGTAACAGAGGAGGAAATTCGAAAAGTTCTCTTTGCTATGAAAAGCAACAAGTCTCTAGGGCCGGATGGGTTTCCATGCGAGTTCTACAAGCTGACTTGGCCAGTGCTTAGGCGTGATTTTGTTGTGGCTATTCAGTCGGtatttcagtttggttttcTTCCTAAAGGTGTGAACTCTACAATCTTGGCGTTAGTACCTAAGAAGACTGCTTCCATGGAAATGAAGGACTATAGGCCCATTGCTTGTTGCAATGTCCTATACAAGGTAGTGTCCAAGATTTTAGCCAACAGACCAAAGAAGCTTTTGCCAAATATCATCAGTGATAATCAGTCAGCTTTTATTAAGGAACGGTTGCTAATGGATAACGTTTTGCTAGCCTCTGAGATGGTGAAGGATTATCACAGAGAGTCTGTTTCACCACGGTGTGTTATGAAGATAGACATCTCGAAGGCTTTTGACTCGGTTAATTGGGAGTTTGTTCTGAAGGGTTTGGAAGTAATGGGGTTTCCAGGAAGATTTATACATTGGATCATACTATGTATTACCAGCCTGTCCTTCTCAGTCCAAGTTAATGGAGAACTTGCGG ATGATTTGATGGTGTTTGTAGAGGGATCAAAGGCATCTATAGAAGGAGCTCTTGCAGTGTTTGATGAATTTGTAGCTTGGTCGGGACTGAAGATAAGTATTGAGAAGTCTACAATATATATGACAGGAGTATCTGAGGAAGAGAAAAGCAGAATATTGTTGAACTTTCCTCTAGCGGAGGGTACTCTCCCTGTTAGGTATCTGGGACTTCCTTTGATGACCCAGGGGATGAAGAAGCAAGACTATCAGCCTCTAGTGGAGAAAATAAGATGCAGAATCAAAACCTGGACGAGCAGATTCTTGTCTTATGCCGGAAGATTGCAGCTGATCAAAGCGGTGTTAATGAGCATTGTTAACTTCTGGTCGGCTGCGTTGCGTCTGCCGAGTCAATGTACTAAAGAAGTAGAGCAACTATGCTCAGCTTTCCTCTGGTCTGGTCTTGTTCTTAGGACCACGGATGCTAAAGTTGCTTGGAGAGATGTCTGCAGAGAAAAAGCTGAAGGTGGTCTTGGTATAAGGGTACTGAAAGAAGTGAACTTAGTGTGTGGTTTGAAGCTCATTTGGAGGTTGTTGGCGGGGAAATCTTTATGGAGTAAATGGATAAAGGCAAATCTGTTGCGAAAGAGAAGCTTTTGGGAAGTGAATATTAAAAGTCAAACTGGATCTTGGATGTGGAGGAAAATGTTAAAACTGAGGGAGATAGCAAAGAGTTTTTACAGGAAGGAAATAGGTAATGGGCGCCATACTTCTTTCTGGTTAGAAAAATGGAGTGATCGAGGAGTTATATATGATCTGTTGGGGGCTAGGGGATTCATTGATTTGGGTATACGCAAAGAAGCTACGGTGGAAGAAGCGGTCTTTAGCTCAAGACGTAGAAGAAGACATCGGGTGGAGATTCTAAATGATATTGAAGTGGAGCTGACTAATATGAGAACAACGCTTAGTGAGGAGTTAGAGGACGTGAGTTTGTGGAGAAGGGAGTCGGGTTATCATTCTTCCTTCTTTACTTCTGAGACCTGGAAGCTTACACGGGAGATAAAGGAAAAATGTGTTTGGACTTGTGGAGTTTGGTTCTCTCAAACCACTCCGAAGTTTGCTTTCATTGCTTGGTTGGCAAGTTTGAATAGACTGTCCACGATGGATAGAGTTGCTCGCTGGAATCCTGGAGTAGTTGAGACTTGTGTTCTCTGTAAAAATGCAGGAGAAAACAGAGATCACCTGTTCTTTGAGTATTCTTATTCAAGCCAGATTTGGGAAAGTCTCTCTATAGGAATTATGGGAAGCTCTTTCTCAAGATCATGGGCTGATGTCATAAATTTGATCACCGGGAGAAGCAATTTGGGTAAGATGAAGTTATTCTGTCTCAGATATGCGTTTCAGGCTGCGTTATATGCAACATGGCGTGAGAGAAACAGAGTCAAGCATGGGGAGAAGCTGATACCGGTAAACGTTTTGAAGAAACTGATAGATAAGGGAGTGAGGAATAAGCTCAgtctattaaaaatgaaaagagtaagaggaatggatggtgcTTTGCAGTTTTGGTTTGGCACTAGAGTGTGA
- the LOC117134340 gene encoding cilia- and flagella-associated protein 251-like, translating into MYSWEGLSFMTSTVGFPDRLHPETLACTNLEEAKVFVNVDVSKTLPKEIEFSKEGKEFTVEFHYPWLPARCYLCEKWDHTERVCVKRGKAKNKSDDLIKSGEKSKEGKKEQAKGLEVSNEESKEEGMKENQEESNNNQEKSPVSNWKFVSPEKVGRSPLENVTEVLISASKFAVLNMDDVEEVEEGEIEDDKLESYLEDNLEDMDKLREIEGDLLEDDILEQQSRGKDKAVTKKRVEKGAKGKSSRCKSG; encoded by the coding sequence ATGTACTCTTGGGAGGGGCTCAGCTTCATGACTAGTACGGTGGGCTTTCCTGATAGGTTGCATCCAGAGACTCTGGCGTGCACTAATCTGGAGGAGGCAAAGGTGTTCGTCAATGTTGATGTCTCGAAGACTCTGCCAAAAGAAATTGAATTCTCAAAGGAGGGTAAGGAGTTCACAGTAGAGTTCCATTATCCTTGGCTTCCAGCAAGGTGCTATTTGTGTGAGAAATGGGATCATACTGAACGAGTTTGTGTGAAGCGTGGTAAAGCCAAAAACAAGAGTGATGATCTGATTAAAAGTGGTGAGAAATCAAAAGAAGGAAAGAAAGAGCAGGCGAAGGGTTTGGAGGTTTCAAATGAAGAATCCAAAGAAGAGGGTATGAAAGAAAATCAAGAAGAGAGTAATAATAATCAGGAGAAGAGTCCAGTATCAAATTGGAAGTTCGTCTCACCAGAGAAAGTAGGGAGATCACCTTTGGAAAATGTCACTGAAGTTCTGATCTCTGCATCAAAGTTTGCGGTGTTAAATATGGATGATGTAGAAGAAGTTGAGGAAGGAGAAATAGAGGATGATAAGCTAGAGAGTTATCTGGAGGACAATTTGGAGGATATGGATAAACTAAGAGAGATAGAAGGCGATCTTTTGGAAGATGATATACTGGAGCAACAGAGTAGAGGCAAGGACAAAGCAGTAACAAAAAAAAGGGTTGAAAAGGGGGCCAAAGGCAAAAGCTCAAGATGCAAATCCGGCTAA
- the LOC103868623 gene encoding E3 ubiquitin-protein ligase MARCH2 isoform X1, producing the protein MLGFEENHRELNVQEMQLVPSDDDRRNEEEILFDESTSTNEIVAAERGDRVVEIAESGDDDDDDDETRHLVAVDQPQCRICLDVGGEDLIGPCNCKGTQKYVHRSCLDNWRSTKEGFAFSHCTECRAVFKLRANVPPDRWWLRLRFQLLVARDHAFIFITVQMVVAFLGLLVYKFYGEELREMFGYEEHPYGFYTLAVLAIVLVGLLYGFFIAIICGQRINERHYHVLAKQELTKEYIVEDRDCKNVPDLDQSHVMELRMLGLY; encoded by the exons ATGCTTGGCTTCGAAGAAAATCATCGAGAATTG AATGTTCAAGAGATGCAGTTAGTGCCTAGTGATGATGACCGGAGGAACGAAGAAGAGATTCTATTCGACGAATCCACATCCACCAACGAAATCGTAGCAGCGGAAAGGGGTGATCGTGTTGTAGAGATAGCTGAGAGTGGTGATGATGACGATGACGACGACGAAACTAGGCATCTCGTTGCTGTAGATCAACCCCAATGTCGAATTTGCCTAGACGTTGGAG GGGAAGATCTGATTGGTCCGTGCAATTGTAAAGGTACTCAGAAGTACGTTCACAGATCTTGTCTCGACAACTGGCGCTCCACCAAG GAAGGTTTTGCGTTTTCGCATTGTACAGAGTGTAGAGCTGTGTTCAAACTCCGAGCCAATGTTCCTCCTGACAGATGGTGGTTGAGATTGAGATTTCAGCTCCTCGTTGCTAGAGATCATGCTTTCATTTTCATCACTGTCCAGATG GTTGTAGCGTTCTTGGGGTTACTAGTTTACAAGTTCTACGGTGAAGAACTACGTGAGATGTTCGGTTATGAGGAACATCCTTATGGCTTCTACACATTAGCTG TTTTGGCCATTGTCTTGGTAGGACTACTTTATGGGTTCTTCATCGCAATTATATGTGGTCAAAGGATCAATGAGCGGCACTACCATGTTCTTGCCAAACAAGAACTCACAAAG GAGTATATAGTGGAAGACCGAGACTGCAAGAATGTTCCTGACCTTGACCAGAGTCATGTAATGGAACTTAGAATGTTGGGACTTTATTGA
- the LOC103868623 gene encoding E3 ubiquitin-protein ligase MARCH2 isoform X2: MQLVPSDDDRRNEEEILFDESTSTNEIVAAERGDRVVEIAESGDDDDDDDETRHLVAVDQPQCRICLDVGGEDLIGPCNCKGTQKYVHRSCLDNWRSTKEGFAFSHCTECRAVFKLRANVPPDRWWLRLRFQLLVARDHAFIFITVQMVVAFLGLLVYKFYGEELREMFGYEEHPYGFYTLAVLAIVLVGLLYGFFIAIICGQRINERHYHVLAKQELTKEYIVEDRDCKNVPDLDQSHVMELRMLGLY; this comes from the exons ATGCAGTTAGTGCCTAGTGATGATGACCGGAGGAACGAAGAAGAGATTCTATTCGACGAATCCACATCCACCAACGAAATCGTAGCAGCGGAAAGGGGTGATCGTGTTGTAGAGATAGCTGAGAGTGGTGATGATGACGATGACGACGACGAAACTAGGCATCTCGTTGCTGTAGATCAACCCCAATGTCGAATTTGCCTAGACGTTGGAG GGGAAGATCTGATTGGTCCGTGCAATTGTAAAGGTACTCAGAAGTACGTTCACAGATCTTGTCTCGACAACTGGCGCTCCACCAAG GAAGGTTTTGCGTTTTCGCATTGTACAGAGTGTAGAGCTGTGTTCAAACTCCGAGCCAATGTTCCTCCTGACAGATGGTGGTTGAGATTGAGATTTCAGCTCCTCGTTGCTAGAGATCATGCTTTCATTTTCATCACTGTCCAGATG GTTGTAGCGTTCTTGGGGTTACTAGTTTACAAGTTCTACGGTGAAGAACTACGTGAGATGTTCGGTTATGAGGAACATCCTTATGGCTTCTACACATTAGCTG TTTTGGCCATTGTCTTGGTAGGACTACTTTATGGGTTCTTCATCGCAATTATATGTGGTCAAAGGATCAATGAGCGGCACTACCATGTTCTTGCCAAACAAGAACTCACAAAG GAGTATATAGTGGAAGACCGAGACTGCAAGAATGTTCCTGACCTTGACCAGAGTCATGTAATGGAACTTAGAATGTTGGGACTTTATTGA